A window from Hymenobacter volaticus encodes these proteins:
- a CDS encoding glycosyltransferase, which translates to MKLRILHLPKWYPSRYDDQDGDFVARQIEAIARVATDEAPLQTAVVFAAVARGPLPSLIDVEVKLSGLVPTWRYYYRAHITGLAWLDKPLKLLLWLVCICKGVRAVRQYWGGDKPDIVHAHIMLRTGVVALWLKWWQRIPYLLTEHWTIFLPVNVWRLGWLRGRVAALLMRQAAAFTPVSEDLCKALARLGAINKRTIIIPNVVDTDLFHLPDEPTARRGLLNVAAFNEQAKNLSGILRTIARLRTTHPALGFTSG; encoded by the coding sequence ATGAAGCTTCGTATTCTGCATTTGCCCAAGTGGTATCCCAGCCGCTACGATGATCAGGATGGGGACTTTGTGGCTCGACAGATAGAGGCCATTGCGCGTGTTGCAACCGATGAAGCACCTTTGCAGACTGCCGTCGTATTTGCTGCGGTGGCGCGTGGCCCTTTGCCTTCGCTTATTGATGTGGAGGTAAAACTAAGTGGCCTTGTGCCTACGTGGCGCTATTACTACCGTGCCCACATCACGGGCTTAGCGTGGCTCGATAAGCCCTTGAAACTACTCTTGTGGCTGGTGTGTATCTGTAAGGGAGTGCGGGCAGTGCGGCAATATTGGGGTGGAGATAAGCCGGACATTGTACACGCTCATATTATGCTGCGAACTGGAGTAGTGGCATTGTGGCTAAAATGGTGGCAACGAATACCCTATCTGCTTACCGAGCATTGGACCATCTTCTTGCCTGTCAATGTTTGGCGGTTAGGCTGGCTACGAGGGCGAGTAGCGGCGCTGCTAATGCGTCAAGCCGCTGCCTTCACTCCTGTGTCAGAAGACTTATGCAAGGCGCTAGCGCGGCTTGGAGCCATCAACAAGCGGACGATTATAATTCCGAATGTAGTAGATACCGACTTGTTTCATCTACCCGACGAGCCAACTGCCCGCCGGGGTTTGCTGAACGTTGCGGCTTTCAACGAGCAAGCAAAAAACCTCAGCGGTATCTTACGCACTATCGCACGGCTGCGTACTACGCATCCTGCCTTGGGGTTCACCTCCGGATAG
- a CDS encoding T9SS type A sorting domain-containing protein produces MVRGTVNAKHLIAFRGLDDDFDTDNGYSGKVQYGVSLRDPQVADVASGGASNGFESDNDATGTTNTPRTSATFSNMSVFLPGPLTAADPAFQRGVHIRRNSAISLFNSVITGFRRGVLVDGAATEGNITSGASAFKNNVFADINSGSATSYFAVNTGSTFDANAYFNDAARANTTFTTVGALGYSSTNFIINTNVPPAFNLPAASVLNTGASFTDAKLADAFFDKTGTFRGAFGATNWAQGWTNFNPQITCYNAPGLTLSNRKADEQVQSLSVAPNPTEGAARLTFDLKRASTVTVRVLDITGRTVAVVRNGQKLSTGVQNVELPTSLQAGLYVASVTTAESTQAVRFVVAK; encoded by the coding sequence GTGGTTCGGGGGACAGTGAATGCCAAGCACTTAATTGCTTTCCGTGGCCTCGATGATGATTTCGATACAGACAATGGCTACTCAGGCAAGGTGCAGTATGGTGTATCGTTGCGCGACCCTCAGGTTGCTGACGTTGCCTCGGGCGGTGCTTCCAACGGCTTTGAAAGCGACAATGATGCGACAGGAACAACGAATACTCCCCGTACATCGGCTACGTTCTCAAACATGAGCGTGTTTTTGCCAGGCCCGCTGACTGCAGCTGATCCGGCTTTCCAACGCGGCGTACATATCCGGCGTAACTCAGCCATTAGCTTATTCAATAGCGTAATTACCGGGTTCCGTCGTGGTGTACTAGTAGATGGCGCAGCTACTGAAGGGAATATAACTAGTGGGGCTTCAGCATTCAAAAACAACGTCTTCGCTGATATCAACTCCGGTTCGGCTACTAGCTACTTTGCAGTAAACACGGGTAGTACGTTTGATGCCAATGCTTATTTCAATGATGCGGCTCGTGCCAATACTACCTTTACCACAGTAGGCGCATTGGGCTATAGCTCCACCAACTTCATTATCAACACCAACGTGCCGCCGGCTTTCAATTTGCCTGCTGCTTCAGTATTGAATACAGGGGCAAGTTTTACGGATGCTAAGTTAGCAGATGCTTTTTTTGACAAGACCGGTACGTTCCGTGGTGCTTTCGGAGCCACTAACTGGGCGCAAGGGTGGACCAATTTTAACCCACAAATCACTTGTTACAACGCTCCCGGCCTCACGCTTTCCAACAGAAAAGCCGATGAGCAAGTGCAAAGCCTGAGCGTAGCGCCAAACCCTACTGAAGGCGCTGCTAGGCTTACCTTCGACTTGAAGCGCGCCAGTACCGTGACGGTGCGTGTACTGGACATAACAGGCCGTACTGTTGCCGTTGTGCGCAACGGGCAGAAACTTAGCACCGGTGTACAGAACGTTGAACTGCCAACTTCCTTGCAGGCTGGCTTGTATGTAGCTTCGGTTACGACTGCCGAATCCACTCAGGCTGTACGCTTTGTAGTTGCCAAGTAA
- a CDS encoding TonB-dependent receptor domain-containing protein, translating into MLRDNTALHYQSRTIYSGQLSGTHDIGSALASTVTWTGGYNYVFRDEPDYRRFRIEQPEDMSQPRRLGVSNNGNQFDASRYYSDLKENTYMGSGQWERRITGRDSTKANQYKIRAGFYVEHKQRDYNSRFFSYVRNTDGAPFERDLLLLSPNEAFTAENLRPGGFRLQEGTQPEDRYTGKNTLFAGYVSAVAPISDAFSVSGGVRVEYNRRTLLPGNDKSYKEVRTIPMPSLNATYNFNERSLVRLGGSVSVNRPEFREIANYTYYDFANDLYIKGNDSLKTATIYNADLRYEFYPSRSELLSIGVFYKNFRDPIEQTTQSTPGTDLYLTYQNAKQAYDVGVEIEARKSFVELTENPFLQHFSLVLNASLIKSRVKLADNRTNNGFALSDRPLQGQSPYVVNTGIFYQDDEQRWQVSAQYNIIGPRITFVGDRSQNYSVFELPRNVVDLAVTKGFGEHFDLRLGVQDLFNQYVRQYYDFNRDGKINNGENGSFAHYRRGTYSTAGLTYKF; encoded by the coding sequence GTGCTGCGCGACAACACGGCTTTGCATTATCAGAGCCGGACTATTTACTCCGGGCAGTTGAGCGGCACGCATGATATTGGATCCGCATTGGCTTCTACCGTGACTTGGACTGGAGGATACAACTACGTATTCCGCGACGAGCCCGACTACCGGCGATTCCGTATTGAGCAGCCGGAAGATATGTCTCAACCCCGCCGCTTGGGAGTAAGCAACAACGGTAACCAGTTCGATGCCTCGCGTTATTATTCGGATTTAAAGGAAAATACGTACATGGGAAGCGGTCAGTGGGAGCGCCGCATCACAGGTCGGGACTCTACAAAAGCCAATCAATACAAAATACGGGCTGGTTTTTACGTAGAGCATAAGCAACGCGACTACAACAGCCGATTCTTCTCCTACGTCCGTAATACCGACGGTGCACCGTTCGAACGAGACCTACTGTTGCTCTCACCTAACGAGGCTTTCACAGCAGAAAATCTGCGGCCCGGTGGCTTTCGGTTGCAAGAGGGTACTCAGCCCGAAGACCGTTACACAGGAAAAAACACGCTGTTCGCAGGCTATGTCTCGGCGGTAGCGCCTATCTCGGATGCCTTTAGTGTATCGGGTGGTGTACGGGTGGAATACAACCGCCGCACGCTGTTGCCAGGCAATGATAAGAGTTACAAGGAGGTGCGCACTATCCCTATGCCTTCCCTAAATGCTACCTACAACTTCAACGAACGCAGCCTAGTTCGTCTTGGTGGTAGCGTGAGCGTGAACCGGCCGGAGTTCCGCGAAATCGCTAACTATACATATTACGACTTTGCCAACGACCTCTATATTAAAGGCAACGACAGCTTGAAAACGGCTACTATTTACAATGCGGATCTGCGGTATGAGTTTTACCCATCGCGCTCCGAACTATTATCTATCGGAGTATTCTATAAGAACTTCAGAGACCCTATTGAGCAAACCACTCAGTCGACACCTGGTACTGACCTGTACCTAACTTATCAGAATGCCAAGCAGGCATATGATGTAGGGGTGGAGATTGAAGCACGCAAATCATTTGTGGAGCTTACTGAGAACCCTTTTCTGCAGCACTTCTCGCTGGTGTTGAATGCATCCTTAATTAAGAGCCGTGTTAAGCTTGCCGATAACCGCACTAATAACGGCTTTGCTCTTTCCGACCGTCCGTTGCAAGGTCAATCACCCTATGTAGTAAACACAGGCATATTCTATCAGGATGATGAACAGCGCTGGCAGGTTTCGGCCCAATACAACATTATTGGTCCCCGCATCACGTTCGTAGGTGACCGGAGCCAGAACTATTCGGTATTCGAATTGCCTCGCAATGTAGTGGACTTGGCCGTGACAAAAGGATTTGGTGAGCATTTCGATCTACGCCTTGGCGTACAAGATCTGTTCAACCAATACGTGCGGCAGTATTATGATTTCAACCGCGACGGGAAAATTAACAACGGTGAAAACGGATCATTTGCTCATTACCGCCGAGGCACGTATTCCACTGCTGGTCTGACCTACAAATTCTAA
- a CDS encoding TonB-dependent receptor: MRHLFLLFLGLLFSTLTMAQQGSIVGKVTDKKTGDGVIGATVIVTGTVQAAPVDVEGNYELKLDPGTYDITMTYIGYKPLTFTGIAVTAGNKTTLNGSMEESTTSLKEVTVTGQKQTGTEVAMIQDLKKSEVVVSGMSNDQIVKTLDRDASEVVKRIPGVTIQNNNFIVIRGLAERYNTVMLNGSLTPSAEVDTRSFSFDILPSSVIDRVLIFKSGAPELPGEFGGGIVQVYTKNSVLENSGSFTASGWARSNTTFKSGYQESSHSGTDWLGYDNGRRQLPNTAPSYIDRSLSGEALQQVGSSLRNEWTPRLTTARPDMRLSLGLNRKFELGKTSFSNVTSLSYSNTREQYDIERNRYEAYVPSTNSAPPFRLYSDRRAVTSSRLGIIHNWQARINDRNRIEFRNFLNQYGTDEVVNRTGIDYSQGD; encoded by the coding sequence ATGCGTCATCTTTTTCTCCTGTTTTTAGGCTTGTTGTTTAGTACGCTAACAATGGCCCAGCAAGGCTCTATCGTCGGCAAGGTTACCGATAAAAAAACCGGTGATGGTGTAATCGGAGCTACCGTTATCGTGACAGGTACTGTGCAGGCTGCGCCAGTGGATGTTGAGGGTAACTACGAATTAAAGCTTGATCCGGGTACCTATGATATCACAATGACCTACATCGGCTATAAGCCGCTGACTTTTACAGGCATTGCAGTAACTGCCGGTAACAAAACCACGCTCAACGGGTCGATGGAAGAAAGCACTACGTCACTAAAAGAAGTTACGGTGACGGGGCAGAAGCAAACTGGTACTGAAGTAGCCATGATTCAGGACCTCAAGAAGAGTGAGGTAGTAGTGAGCGGCATGAGCAACGACCAGATTGTGAAAACGCTGGACCGAGACGCATCAGAAGTAGTGAAGCGAATTCCGGGCGTTACAATCCAGAACAACAACTTCATTGTGATCCGCGGTCTGGCCGAACGATATAATACGGTAATGCTTAATGGGTCTCTCACGCCTTCTGCCGAGGTAGATACTCGTTCATTTTCGTTTGATATTCTGCCTTCATCCGTGATTGATCGGGTGCTTATTTTCAAATCGGGAGCGCCTGAACTCCCCGGAGAATTTGGCGGCGGGATTGTGCAGGTTTACACGAAGAACAGTGTTCTAGAAAATTCGGGTTCGTTTACCGCATCAGGATGGGCACGGAGCAACACTACATTTAAGAGCGGGTATCAAGAAAGCAGCCATAGCGGAACAGACTGGCTAGGATATGATAATGGTCGCCGCCAACTTCCTAACACGGCCCCATCCTATATAGATAGGTCTCTATCTGGAGAGGCACTGCAGCAGGTTGGGTCTTCACTACGCAATGAATGGACTCCGCGCCTAACGACTGCTCGCCCCGACATGCGTCTTTCACTGGGCCTGAATCGAAAGTTTGAGTTAGGGAAAACTTCCTTCAGCAATGTTACGTCCCTCTCGTACTCCAATACCCGTGAGCAGTATGATATCGAGCGTAACCGCTATGAAGCCTATGTGCCTTCTACCAACAGTGCACCCCCGTTTCGTCTATATAGTGACCGTCGTGCAGTAACTAGCTCGCGCTTGGGCATCATTCATAACTGGCAGGCCCGTATCAATGACCGTAACCGCATAGAGTTTCGCAACTTTCTTAACCAATATGGAACCGATGAGGTCGTGAACCGAACTGGTATAGACTATAGCCAAGGGGATTAG
- a CDS encoding YicC/YloC family endoribonuclease: MLQSMTGYGVAHRDTDTYSATVEIKSLNSKSLDLTLRLPRFLQDRELEIRNLVTRSLVRGKVNLNFDFTRARATNSQTGIVNQAALTAAYQELVELSSRIGVSVDVLASIAKALPGSMRLPAEGVSLPEQEEETAWDELLPLLQEALDRTNEFRRTEGQTLTTEILGYLDSIRIQLAEIERHDPNRVEQVRERLRAHLADLASSEQFNHSRFEQELIYYIEKLDIAEEKVRLVSHLHYFTETVYLPEPTGKKLAFISQEMGREINTIGSKANDSIVQHLVVGMKEELEKIKEQINNIL; this comes from the coding sequence ATGCTCCAATCCATGACCGGTTACGGTGTTGCTCACCGCGACACCGACACTTACTCTGCTACCGTCGAGATTAAATCCCTGAATTCCAAGTCACTGGATTTAACACTTCGTCTGCCACGCTTTCTGCAAGACCGAGAATTAGAAATCCGGAACTTGGTTACCAGAAGCTTAGTGCGCGGCAAAGTGAATCTGAACTTTGACTTCACCCGCGCGCGGGCTACTAATAGTCAAACGGGCATAGTCAACCAAGCTGCCTTGACGGCTGCTTACCAGGAGTTGGTAGAACTAAGCAGCCGGATAGGGGTATCGGTCGACGTATTAGCGAGCATTGCCAAGGCATTACCAGGAAGCATGCGCTTGCCTGCTGAGGGAGTATCGCTACCTGAGCAGGAGGAAGAAACAGCGTGGGATGAATTACTGCCCTTATTACAAGAAGCGTTGGACCGGACAAACGAGTTTCGGCGCACGGAAGGACAAACCCTCACTACCGAGATTTTAGGCTACTTGGATAGTATACGCATTCAGTTAGCGGAAATAGAACGCCACGATCCCAACCGGGTAGAGCAAGTACGTGAACGGCTCCGGGCCCATCTTGCAGATCTCGCTAGTAGCGAACAGTTCAATCACAGTCGCTTCGAACAAGAACTCATATATTATATAGAGAAGCTAGACATCGCCGAGGAAAAGGTACGGTTAGTCAGCCATTTGCATTATTTCACCGAAACTGTGTATTTACCAGAGCCTACTGGGAAGAAACTGGCATTTATTTCGCAAGAAATGGGCCGCGAAATCAATACAATTGGCTCGAAAGCCAATGACTCTATTGTACAACACCTAGTAGTCGGCATGAAAGAAGAGTTAGAAAAAATCAAAGAACAAATCAATAATATTCTTTAA
- a CDS encoding M28 family metallopeptidase, whose protein sequence is MLLELAAYYALPENRPAYSVVFIAFGAEEAGLVGSSFFVNHPLVPLDRIRFLVNLDLLGTGSEGVTVVNARELPSQFQLLQRLNEARHAVPSLLARGRAANSDHFPFSEQGVPAFFLYTRGGITAYHDVQDRAETLPLTAFASVFGLVSSFLDALGAHPTAK, encoded by the coding sequence ATGCTGTTGGAGCTTGCTGCTTATTATGCCCTTCCCGAAAATAGACCCGCTTACTCGGTGGTGTTTATTGCCTTTGGGGCAGAAGAGGCTGGTTTAGTAGGCTCTAGCTTCTTTGTAAATCATCCCTTAGTACCTCTTGATCGTATCCGTTTTCTAGTGAACCTAGACCTGCTTGGTACTGGCTCGGAAGGAGTAACGGTTGTGAATGCCCGTGAACTGCCCAGTCAGTTTCAATTGCTCCAGCGCCTGAACGAAGCTCGTCATGCGGTGCCTAGCTTACTTGCCAGAGGTCGCGCTGCCAACTCCGACCATTTCCCTTTCTCAGAGCAGGGAGTGCCGGCTTTCTTCCTGTATACACGGGGCGGCATTACAGCTTACCACGATGTGCAAGACCGTGCCGAAACACTGCCTTTGACTGCTTTTGCTAGTGTTTTTGGCCTGGTTAGTAGCTTCCTTGATGCACTCGGCGCTCATCCAACAGCGAAGTAG
- a CDS encoding VanZ family protein, giving the protein MSRVITAPPAPRGRPFMGLPLAWAAFVLVLTLTPAEDMPELPPWELISFDTAAHAFVFVVLAVLAVFSARRQQAWPWLRRWAYLVVFGGSIAYGLLIELLQTVMHMGRHGEWSDALSDSIGVGIGLLFAYATRRWWE; this is encoded by the coding sequence GTGTCTAGGGTAATAACTGCGCCGCCCGCGCCCCGTGGACGCCCGTTTATGGGCTTGCCGCTGGCGTGGGCGGCGTTTGTTTTGGTGCTTACCTTGACCCCAGCCGAGGACATGCCGGAGCTGCCACCTTGGGAGCTCATATCTTTTGATACCGCCGCGCATGCTTTCGTTTTTGTGGTGCTGGCTGTTTTAGCTGTTTTCTCGGCGCGTCGGCAGCAGGCTTGGCCATGGCTGCGCCGCTGGGCCTATTTGGTGGTTTTCGGGGGAAGTATTGCTTATGGTCTGTTAATCGAACTATTGCAAACCGTTATGCACATGGGCCGGCACGGTGAGTGGTCCGATGCCCTGAGTGATTCTATAGGAGTAGGTATAGGGCTGCTGTTTGCTTACGCTACGCGTCGTTGGTGGGAATAA
- the gcvH gene encoding glycine cleavage system protein GcvH, producing MNLPANLKYTKEHEWIRVEGDVAYIGITDHAQKELGDIVYVDIDTLDKEVAQDEVFGTVEAVKTVSDLFSPISGTVLEVNSHLEGNPEAVNSDPYGDGWMVKIAIANAAELDGLLSAEAYGELVGA from the coding sequence ATGAATCTGCCTGCCAACCTCAAATACACCAAAGAGCACGAATGGATCCGCGTAGAAGGTGACGTTGCGTATATCGGCATCACCGACCACGCCCAGAAAGAGCTTGGAGACATTGTATATGTTGACATCGACACGCTCGACAAAGAAGTTGCCCAAGATGAGGTGTTCGGGACGGTAGAAGCTGTGAAAACGGTGTCCGATTTATTTAGCCCTATCTCAGGTACTGTGTTGGAAGTAAACAGCCACCTTGAGGGAAACCCTGAAGCCGTAAACTCCGACCCCTACGGCGACGGCTGGATGGTGAAAATAGCTATAGCTAATGCTGCCGAGCTAGATGGACTTCTGTCCGCTGAAGCTTACGGCGAACTAGTAGGTGCATAA
- the ruvA gene encoding Holliday junction branch migration protein RuvA, with translation MIAYIEGLLAYKDPAQAILDVSGIGYEIKISLATYGKLPAEGEKAKLYTFQHIKEDAHTLYGFLDPNERALFLHLISVSGIGPGTGIVMVSSMSVGEIRHAIINEDVRAIQSIKGVGPKTAQRVIIDLRDRLRKDELLAKAGVDTVPLARTHNTNRSEALSALVTLGFARSAAEKNLDQIQNKHGNDLSVEELIKFALKSN, from the coding sequence ATGATTGCCTATATCGAAGGCCTACTCGCATACAAAGACCCTGCTCAAGCCATTCTTGATGTGAGCGGTATTGGTTACGAAATCAAAATTTCGTTGGCCACTTACGGCAAGCTGCCGGCTGAAGGCGAGAAAGCCAAGCTCTATACTTTTCAGCACATCAAAGAGGATGCACACACTCTCTACGGTTTTCTGGATCCTAACGAGCGGGCGTTGTTCTTGCATCTGATTTCGGTATCGGGCATTGGGCCGGGCACGGGAATCGTGATGGTGAGCAGCATGAGCGTGGGTGAAATTCGGCACGCCATCATCAACGAAGACGTACGCGCCATTCAGAGCATCAAAGGTGTGGGTCCCAAAACGGCGCAACGTGTTATTATCGATTTGCGCGACCGGTTACGCAAAGATGAATTATTGGCTAAAGCCGGGGTAGACACGGTGCCATTGGCTCGCACGCACAATACCAACCGCAGCGAAGCGTTGTCAGCTTTAGTAACATTAGGCTTTGCTCGGTCAGCAGCCGAAAAGAACCTGGATCAAATCCAGAACAAACACGGTAACGACTTGAGCGTGGAGGAATTGATTAAGTTTGCTCTTAAGTCAAATTAG
- a CDS encoding NADP-dependent malic enzyme — translation MLKINKQDALDYHAQNPAGKIEVVPTKPVSTQLDLALAYSPGVAEPCLAIAANKDDVYKYTAKGNLVAVISNGTAVLGLGNIGPEASKPVMEGKGVLFKKFAGIDCFDIEIDATDPDEFIRIVKALEPTFGGINLEDIKAPECFRIETELREQMNIPLMHDDQHGTAIITSAALLNALEIVGKDIKKIKVVVSGAGAAAVSCLRLYLALGLELKNVVVFDKDGIINEARTDLAPLQMHFATTRSISTMAEAMEDADVFLGLSAANVLPAELLLRMADNPIVFALANPNPEIAYDLAMATRPDIIMATGRSDHPNQVNNVLGFPYIFRGALDVRATEINEAMKLAAVQALAELAKEPVPDMVNRAYGDNTLAFGRTYLIPKPLDPRLITAVSPAVARAAMESGVARRDVEDWSAYEDELRGRLGVNQKLMNRITSSARTNPKRVVFAEADTYKILKAATILHDEGIARPILLGAREKLTAIAQANNLDLSSCQIIDILEEDAQREEYAELLYRKRQRRGITLYESRRLMRERNYYGSMMLETGAADAFITGLTKDYSKSIVPALQVIGVEDGVKRVASMYIIQHKKGPYFFADTTVNIDPTAEEMVDIIGLTAQAVRFFGTEPRVGVISYSNFGSNPGTLPDKARRATELAKARYPDLILDGEMQANTALNPQLLQEQYPFSILAEKGGANTLIFPNVISGNIAYKVLQEIGGAEVIGPVLMGMRKPVHILQLGASVREIVNMAAIAVVDAQQASGT, via the coding sequence ATGCTCAAAATCAACAAACAGGACGCCCTCGATTATCACGCCCAAAATCCCGCCGGCAAAATTGAAGTGGTGCCTACCAAGCCCGTCAGCACCCAGCTCGACCTGGCCTTGGCTTACTCGCCGGGCGTCGCCGAGCCTTGCCTAGCCATTGCCGCCAACAAAGACGACGTCTACAAATACACGGCCAAGGGCAACCTAGTGGCTGTGATCAGCAATGGTACGGCTGTGTTAGGCCTAGGCAACATCGGCCCCGAAGCCAGCAAGCCGGTGATGGAAGGCAAGGGCGTACTGTTCAAGAAATTTGCGGGCATCGACTGCTTTGATATCGAGATTGACGCCACCGACCCCGACGAGTTTATTCGCATTGTGAAGGCGCTCGAGCCCACGTTTGGCGGCATCAATCTGGAAGACATCAAAGCCCCGGAGTGCTTCCGCATCGAGACCGAGTTGCGCGAGCAGATGAACATTCCGCTCATGCACGACGACCAACACGGCACGGCCATCATCACGTCGGCCGCCTTGTTGAACGCGCTGGAAATAGTCGGAAAAGACATCAAGAAAATCAAGGTGGTAGTGAGTGGAGCCGGCGCGGCGGCGGTGTCGTGTTTGCGGCTGTACCTGGCACTGGGCTTGGAGCTGAAAAACGTGGTGGTGTTCGATAAAGATGGCATCATCAACGAGGCCCGCACCGACTTAGCGCCGTTGCAAATGCACTTTGCTACCACGCGCTCCATTAGTACCATGGCAGAGGCTATGGAAGATGCTGATGTATTCCTGGGCCTCTCGGCGGCCAACGTACTGCCGGCCGAGTTGCTGCTACGCATGGCCGACAACCCCATCGTATTTGCGCTGGCTAATCCCAACCCGGAAATTGCCTATGATCTGGCCATGGCTACGCGGCCGGATATCATCATGGCCACGGGACGCTCCGACCATCCCAACCAAGTAAACAACGTACTTGGTTTTCCTTACATCTTTCGGGGCGCGCTGGACGTACGGGCCACCGAAATCAACGAAGCTATGAAGCTGGCCGCTGTGCAGGCGTTGGCCGAACTAGCAAAAGAGCCAGTGCCGGATATGGTAAACCGAGCGTACGGCGACAATACATTAGCTTTCGGCCGTACTTATTTGATTCCGAAGCCCCTAGACCCGCGTTTGATTACGGCCGTAAGCCCCGCTGTAGCGCGGGCCGCTATGGAAAGCGGCGTGGCCCGGCGTGATGTAGAGGACTGGTCTGCCTACGAGGACGAGCTGCGCGGCCGACTGGGCGTGAACCAGAAGCTGATGAACCGTATTACGTCGTCGGCCCGCACCAATCCCAAGCGTGTGGTATTTGCAGAAGCAGATACGTATAAGATTCTGAAGGCGGCCACTATTCTGCACGATGAAGGCATTGCTCGCCCAATTCTACTAGGTGCACGCGAAAAGCTTACGGCCATTGCGCAAGCCAACAACCTGGATTTAAGCAGCTGCCAGATCATTGATATTCTGGAAGAAGACGCGCAGCGCGAAGAGTATGCCGAGTTGCTATATCGGAAACGGCAGCGCCGTGGCATTACGCTTTACGAAAGCCGCCGCCTGATGCGCGAGCGGAACTACTATGGCTCGATGATGCTGGAAACCGGCGCTGCCGATGCTTTTATTACAGGTCTTACCAAAGATTACAGCAAAAGCATTGTGCCCGCGCTGCAAGTAATCGGTGTGGAAGACGGCGTGAAACGGGTTGCGTCGATGTACATCATTCAGCACAAGAAAGGCCCGTATTTCTTTGCCGATACTACCGTCAACATCGACCCCACGGCCGAGGAAATGGTCGACATCATTGGCCTCACGGCGCAAGCCGTGCGCTTCTTTGGTACCGAGCCGCGGGTGGGTGTTATCAGCTACTCCAACTTCGGATCCAACCCCGGCACGCTGCCCGATAAGGCCCGACGCGCCACCGAGCTAGCCAAAGCCCGTTACCCCGACTTGATTTTGGACGGCGAAATGCAAGCCAACACGGCGCTCAACCCGCAGTTGTTGCAGGAGCAGTACCCGTTTTCCATACTGGCCGAGAAGGGCGGCGCCAACACGCTGATTTTCCCGAACGTTATTTCCGGCAACATTGCCTATAAAGTGCTGCAGGAAATCGGTGGAGCCGAAGTAATTGGGCCGGTGCTGATGGGTATGCGCAAACCGGTGCACATCTTACAGCTCGGGGCTTCAGTGCGCGAAATCGTGAACATGGCGGCTATTGCCGTCGTGGATGCACAACAAGCCAGCGGGACTTAA